CGCCCGCCACCCGCCACCTGCCACCCGCCACCCGCCACCCGCCACCTGCCACCTGCCACCCGCCCCCTGCCCCCCGCCCATGCAACCTCCAACCGATCTCACCTTTGAACAAGCGCTGAGCGAATTGCAGCGCATCGTAGCCGAGCTGGAGAGTGGCGACGGCAACCTGGAAGCCAGTCTGGCCCGCTACGAAACCGGCGTCGCGCTCGTGCGTCGCTGCAACGACCTGCTCGATCAGGCCGAACTGCGCCTGCGCGAATTGTCTCCCACCGGCCAGGAAACCGACTTCACCGGGCCGCTCGACAGCCGCTCGTAGCAGGACAGAGAACGGGGCGGCAGGGTGACCCGGCGCATTCATCCCCGGCCGATCTTGCCCACAACCGCAAGCCCCACTAGAATGCCCCCATTCCCTCCCACCTCCCCCCTCCCTGCGTCCCTCCGTCCCTGCGTCTCCCCACCCCCACCGCCTGCACGAATTTGACCAGGTCCCCCCCTCCCTGCGTCCCCCCCTCCCTGCGTCCCCCCCTCCCTGCGTCTCCCCCTCCCTGCGTCTCCCCCTCCCTGCGTCTCCCCCTCCCTGCGTCTCCCTCTCCCCCCCATGGCCCACGACCGCGCCTTTCTCGGCGCCCAACTCCGGCCTCGTCAGGGCATCGCCGCTGGCCTGTTGGCCGGCAGCATCATGCTGGCGCTTTGGGCCTCGTTGTCGCAACTGGTCGGCTCCAGCGCCAGGCAGTTGCTCGCCACCATCGCCAGCACCCTGATCGCTGACACCGCCGGCGGTTGGCTGCCGCTGTTGATCGGCGTTCTCCTGCACCTGGCCGTTTCCATCCTCCTCGGCCTCCTCTTTGCCTCCTCGCTCGACCGCATCGGCCGGCGTGAGACGCTTGTCGTCTCCACCTTCTTCGGTTTCACCATCTGGGTCGTCGTCGCCTTCATCGTCGGCGATTGGTTCAACGAAGCCATCGTCCCCCTGCTCCGCGCCTGGCCGGGCCTGCTCGCCTGCCTGAGCTTCGGCTTCGCGCTGGGCCTCTTTGCCATCGCCCGCGGCACGCCGCCCCCCACCCTGTCGCCTGATTGAGTCACGACATGAACACTGAAATCCCCAACAAGAAAGTCAACCGTCGCCGCCGTCGTCCCCCTCGCAGCGCCGACAGACGCCCGCCTGAGCGCGAAGCCGAACGCAGCGACGACCGCCGTGGCGACGACCGCCCGGCCGAGAAGCCGGCCGAACGTCCACCGGAACGACGGGCCGAGCGCGCCCCGGCCGGACGCCGGGAACAAAGTCCACCGGCCCCCATTCGTCACCGTAGCGAGCCGCGTCGCCGCCCGGCGCGACCCGACAGCGACCCAGCCGCGGGAGGCGACCCCCTGCCCGACCCGCCCAAGAACAATCGCGGCCCGGCGGATCCGCCGGTTTCGCCGTTGAACCCCGACATCTTCATTTATACCTACACCCTGCGGCCCAAGAGCCTGCTGGAAAACTACCAACCCGGCCCCACCCGCACCGAGCGGATGGAGTTCGAGAACACCACCACCCTCTAGGCCCGCCCGTCTCCTTGTCGCCCCAGAAGCCGCTCCCGCCCACCGACTATCGCCGCTACCGCCGCCAGACGGATCGACGGCTGTTGTTGCTGGTCGTGGGCGGGCTGCTGATCATCGGCGGCGGCCTCATCTATCTACTCTACGGCCGGTGGGCGCTGGCCACAGGGCTGGCCTGTCTGCTCCCCGGCGTTGGCCTGATCCTCTTGCTGTGGGGGCTGCTGTCGCTGATCGAGCGGTGGGTGAAGGAGTAGGCGGCAGGGTCTTCCGTTTCTCATCTGATGCGACACGATCTCTTGATAGTGTCATGCTGAGCGGGTCAATCGCCCAACTTACATGATGAAGACCACACCAGCGAAGCATCCATTCGCTACGCTCAGGACAGGTTCTCGCGTGTCATAAGTCGGCATTAACGGAAAGGCATCATACAATTCGTGAAATTTGGATGACCTACACGAGATGCTTCGCTGGAATTCCTCTGCAACAACCTTGTGTGATCGACCCGCTCAGCATGACACAATTGGCACTCTGGCGCTTTACGACTCAGTGGATATGAGAACCGGAAAGCCCTGAGTAGGCGGGGAGACAAGTAGACAAGTAGACAGGTAGACAGGTAGACAGGTAGACAGGTAGACAGGTAGACAAGTAGACAAGTAGACAAGTAGACAAGTAGACAGGTAGACAGGGGGAGAGGGAGATAAGGGGGTAAGGTGAAGGTTTTGTGTTTCCTTTGCGCCCTGTGCGTCTTGGTGTTTTTGATCGCCAGGTTGATTTGTTATGAAGGTCATAAACCATGAAGCGTGAGTAAACGTCGGCGATTCTCACGCATCACGCATCACGCATCACGCATCACGTTTCAGGACCGAGTATCATTTCTTTAGCCAGACATCCATAACACGGGGCTGAATCTCATTCCCAGTCGTAGAACCAGTAGGCAAGCTGTTGGTAGGGATGCCAGTCGGCATAGACGGCGATGATCTCGGCGTCGGTCACATCGGCGCGGTCGGGGAAGTAGCGCGGGATGACGAGTTTGCGCGTCCATGAATCGACGGCCAGATGGTCAAAATGCCCCAACAGCGTCAAGAGGGTGGCGGCGGCGTAGGGGCCGATGCCCTTGACCCGCAGCAGCCCCTTGCGCAGGTCGGGCGTGGGCAAGTCGGGCTGGCAGAAGGTGCTCAAGTCGAGATCGCCGGAGACGACGCGCTGGGCTAGCTCCAGCACATAGGGAGCGCGATAGCCCAGCCGGCCGGCGGTGCGCAGCTCTGGCTCGGTGACCTGGGCCAGGGCCGCGGGGGTGGGGAAGCAGCGCCCGGCCTCCTCCCAGGGTGTGGCCTCGCCCCAACCGGCGATCAGCGCTCGCACCATGCCCTTGGTCTGGCCCCAGGTGGTGTTGGTGGTGCAGATCACCTTGACGAAATCCTCGAACAGGCTGGACGAGCGCAGAAAACGGCCCTGGGCCTGGGCGATGGCCTTCTCGTAGCCAGGGACGCGGGCAGCGTGCCCGTAGAAGGGCCGCAAATCGCGCTCGGCGTTGATCACCCAGCCGATGGTCTGGGCCAGGAACCGCCGGTCGGAGTCCGTCAGCGGGGAGGCGGCGTCGATCTCGGCCCGCAGCCAGGGCGCCGGCTCGTCCGCCGTGCTGCCGCTCAGCCGGACGCGCACGATGCCGCCGTCGGGCAGGCGCTGGGGCCAGATGAGCGTGTGAGCGGCCTCGTCGTAGTTGTACGGCGCCAACTGATACCAGCCGTGCCCGGTGACGGCGTGGTGAAAGTCGAAGGGTGGGATGGGGGTAAGGCTGAGCATGGCGGAAGCATAGTCACGCCCATCCCCCGGCGCAAGTGGGGTCGAAGCTATGCCAGAGCCGAAGCTGCCGTGCGCCCTCCCGTATCAAACCAGATTGTTGATAAAGTGAGCGATCATACCGCCAAGAACAGAATTACTCCGCTTGACCGCATAGCCGCACATAAGACCGATCACGAAGATCGATATGACCCCATCAATTCTGGTAAGATTCGAAATGAACGTACCCATAAAATACCAACCAGGCAGATGAAGCATCACAAACATCAACGCAGATATAAGATTGGAACGCATGAATGAGTACCCCATCTGTAGATTACCCATGATTGCGCCATGTATCAGCAATTCTTCGAAGATTGGTGAGATAACAAGAGCGTTGACCAACCCATAATCAAACTGATTCTGCAGAATAGAAGTGCCTTTGACATAATTAAGGATCATTCCTGGCAAGGCAAGGATCAGGCCAACACCTGCACCCCACAAAAGCCATCGCTTATAGTTTGGAAGGTTGAAAACTTGCTTCAGGTTACGCCCAGATAATCTGATCAGCCACAACGCTGGCGCTATCCATATCAACAACTTGGCTGTTGTCCAATAGATGAAACTTCCCAGATCTGTTTTGCCTGCAATCTTGTCAAGTTGAATTTTGACTATCCAGGCAATAATCCAGACGCAGATTAGCGCAATAAATGCGATATATGTTTTTCTTACTATCTCCGCTTGATCTCGGCTTGTTTTACCTAGCATGACATCAACCCGGTTTCGATTGAACAGGAAAATGCAGTGCCACACTCGTCCCTTGCCCCTCGCTCGATGCCACCGTCACCCTGCCCTGGCAGCGGCTCATGATCGCCTGCACTAGCGACAGGCCCAGGCCGACCCCCCGGCGGTCGCGGGCCTTGTCCACACGATAGAAGCGGTCGAAGATGTGGGGGAGGTCGGCGCTGGGGATGCCGATGCCGGTGTCCTCGACCACGATCTTCACGCTCCCGGTTTCCTCGACAGCCGCCAGCCGCACCCGGCCGCCCTCCGGCGTATATTTGATGGCGTTGTCCAGCAGGTTGCGCACGACAAGTTCCAATTGTTCGGCGCTGATGGGGACATCGGCCAGGCTGCTTGGAAGCTCCTGATAGAACTGCACCTGCTTTTCTTCGGCGGCGGGCTGCATGGCCTCGGACGCTTGGGCCAGCACCGGCAGCGGAGAGCAGGCTTGGGGCGAGCCAGCGTCGGCATCCCACCGCTCCAAGTCCAGGAGTTGTGCCGTCAACCGGCTGAGATAGCCGGTTTCGCGCTCGATCTCGGCCAGATAGCGTTGGCTGCGTTCATCCGGCGGCAGCAGACGCTGCAACAGCTCGGCCCGCAGTTGGATGGCGGTGAGCGGGCTGCGCAATTCGTGCGAGGCATTGGCCACGAAGGCCCGTTCACGCCCCAACAGATTGCCGATCTCGGCTGCCATGTGGTCGAACGCGGCTGCCAGTTGGCCTAGCTCATCCTGGCGGCCGAGGTCGAGCCGTGTGCCCAGGTCGCCGGCCGCCAGCTGGTTGGCGGCGGCGGTTAGCGCCCGGATGGGGCGGATGATCTGGCGAGCGACGAAGACCGCGGCCAGGAGCGAAAGCAGGGTCACAACCAGGCCGGCGGTGAGTAACCGCAACCAGGTCGAACGGATGCCGGCCTCCAGCTCGGCCACAGGCACGGAGACCTGGACGACCCCGCCCGGCCGGTCGAAGCCGCTGATGACGGCTGCCACGAACAGCCGCTGTTGGCCGGTTGCTTCATCGTTGCGGATGCTGTAGGCCTGGCCCCCGCGCAGCGCCGCCATGATCTCAGGCGCTGCTTCTGCGCTGGCAGACTCGCCCGCCTGGGAGGAGGCCAGCAAACGCAGATCGGACGAAAACACGGTCACGCGGCCGCCCACTTCTTCGGCAAAACTGGCGGCCAGGGTGCGCAGGTCGCGCCCCTGCAAAGCGGGCACCTGGGGCGCAGGATTCTCGGCCCCCTCGTGCTCGCTGTGCTCCGGTCGCGCCTCCTCGTTGTTTTCATGCGACACGACCGGCTCGCGCAGGGCATTGGCGATCAAGACCGCCTTCAGCCCCAACTCGACGCGGGCCTCTACCAGGGCCGCGCTTTGCAGGCGATAGCCCGTCCACAGCACCAGGCCCCACAGCGCCGCCAGAGTCAGCGTCAGGTTGGCCAGCAGCAAACGGAAAGCAAGGCTACGCCGCGGGCTGGGCATGGTTCAATTCTTCCGGCGCCGCAAAACGGTAGCCATACCCGCGCACGGTCAGGATCAGACGGGGATGGGCGGGGTCGTCCTCGATCTTGGCCCGCAGCCAGCGTATGTGGACGTCCAATGTGCGCGGGTTGCCGTACCAGCCCTCGCCCCACACTCGATCGAGCAGCTCGTGGCGATGCACAGCCCGCCCGGCCCGTGTGATCAGTGCTTCCAGCAGCCCGAATTCCTTCTCGGTCAGTTCCAGCGGCGCGCCGCGCAGACGGGCGATGTGGGCGCCGGCGTCGAAACTGATGGGGCCGACTGCGACCACGGCCGGCCGGACAGGGTCGCGGGCCGTGTCCAGTTCGACGCGGCGCAGGGTGGCGCGCACGCGGGCGAGCAATTCCCGAAAGCTGAACGGCTTGATGATGTAGTCATCTGCGCCCGATTCCAGCCCCATCACCCGATCGAGTTCCTGCCCGCGGGCCGTGACCATGATCACAGGCACGGGCGAGCGCTGCCGCAGCAGCCGGAGGACCTGCAGCCCGCTCATGCCCGGCAGCATCACATCCAGCAAGATCAGATCGGGCGCTTCACCGCCGAGCAGTTCCAGACACCGGCTGCCATCGCTGGCATGCAAGACGCGATAACCCTCCTGCTCCAGCCCGAAGACGAGCGGCTCGGCGATCATCGGATCGTCTTCGACCAGGAGCAGGAGGGGGGAGGCGTTCATGTGCGAGCGGCGGCGGGCAGGGTGATGAAGATGCGGTAGAGTGTCAGGAAGAGGATGCTGAGGCTGGCAGCGATGTAGAGGGGCAGCAGAACGGCGGTGTCGGTGCCGGCCAGGGCGCCGTGAAGCGTGGTCAGGAAGAAGGCGACGAAGGTGGTGAAGTGCAACAGACGCCAGGCCCGTTGGCCGATGCGCTTGCGGATGTAGAAGCTGAAGCTGGCCGCCAGCGCCAGGTAGAAGGCGATCTGTCCCAGGCCAGTGGCCAGAGGGTGGTATTCGCTGGAGGCAAAGGGGATCAGAATTTGGCTGAGAGTGTAGCTGATATAGCTGTCGCCCAACAAAATCAGCCCGTGAAAAGCGGAAAAGGCCAGGGCCAGCAGGCTGCTGAACTGATGCAGATCGAAGGCGGTCGGGCCGCCGGGCCAGAGTCGCGCCAGCCGGCCGCTGATGCTGATGCCCAGCGCCATGCTGAGCCAGAGCAGCAAGTAGCCGACCACGCCCGTCACCCGCGTGAGGTGCCACGGCGTCTGCGATGAAAGGAGGCCGGTCTGCCCGGAAGGCGCCAGCCAGGGCAGCAGCCACACGGCCAGGATCGCCCCGGCGACGGCGGCGCCAACGATGGCGAGCGCCGCTTTCCAGGGGACGAAGGCGCGATCGAGGCTAGTTGTGGTAGATGGGGAAGTAAGCGATGGCATGGTCGGTGAAGTTGGGGGTCTGGTAGGGAGAGCCGTCGTTGTGGATCAGGAGGACGGAGAGATGCGGGTGGTCGCGGAGCCAGGAATGGGCTGCAGTCAGGCCGCCGGCCACCAGGACGAGGGCCTGGACATCGGCTTCGACGGCGGTCGGGGCAATGACCGAGGCCGTCAGCAGATCGGTGAGGGCGGGTTTGCCGGTGAGCGGATCGAGGATGTGGTGTTGGATGTGATTCCGTTGCTGCCAACGCCGATGGTCGGTGCCCGAGGTGGCCAGCCCACAGCCGGCCAGCTGCACCATCGCCACATCGGCTTCGGGCTGCAACGGATCGGCGATGCCCAAGCCCCAGCCGGGGGCGTCGGGCGGGGGGGCGCCGACGGCAAGGTCGCCGCCGGCATCCACCAGGGCCGGGCCGAACGGCTCTAGCAGATGCAAGGCCTGGTCAGCGGCCCAGCCTTTGGCGATGCCGCCCAGGTCGAGCGCCACATCGGGCGGCAGGGTGATGGTGTGGGTGGCCGCATCCAGGAGGATGTCTTGCCAGGCGTCGGGACGGTGTGGCGAGGGGGCGGCGGCGGCCTCGTCGGGCGCCAACAAGTCGAACGAGCGGTCATAGCCGGCCGCGCACAGGGCCTGGCCCAGGGTAGGATCGAAACGGCCGCCGGTGGCTTTGGCCGTCGCCAGCGCCAGATCGGTCACCTGCCAGAGGATGTCGCCGGCGCGGTAGGCGGCGCCGGCGACGGCGTTGAGGTGGCTGAGATCGCTCTGGGGCTGAAAGCGACTGAGTTCTGCTTCGACCCGGCGCATCCAGGCTTCGACCTGGTGCAAGGCCACGCCGGCCGCGCTTTCGTCGCTATACACCCAGGCCGCCATCGAGCAGTTCATGGCCCGGAAACGGTGCGTTTGTGGGGAGGACATCAGTTGCTGGAACGAGAGCGGGCCAATGGGCTGAACATCGTCCCGCGGGGCAGGCTGAATGTAGGCGCCGCTTGCAGCAGCGACGAATCGCCTGGTTGGGCGGCGCTGCTGGCGATCTGGTCGAGGTTGGCGAGCGGGGGCGCCACCGTGGGCAGGGGGGCCAGGGTGACGGCGCCGGAGGCGGCGACGGTGGCGGCAGGTTCGGCGGTCGCAGTCGCATCTTGCGCATCGTGGGCGATGAGGATCCAACCGCCGAGGGTGGTGCTCATGGCCAGGGCGGCGATCAGGGCGCGACCACCGCGGGCGCGACCTTTGGGATGGCGCGCGTGTGTGCGCGCGGGTGAGGTGGGGATGGAGTTCAGGTTAGTCATGGTGTTCGTCTCCGTCACCGGCAAAGGCGTTGGGTCTGCCGCCAAATTGCAGGATCTGGTTCTGGATGAATTGGATGTACTGGATGGCTTCTCCCAGACGTTGCTGATAAACGACCTCGCGCTGTTGCAGTTCCTGGTTTTGAGCCTGCAAGGTCTGGATCGTCTCATACGCCTGGCGAAGTTGAGCGTTGGCTTGTTCGATTTCGGCGCGGTACTGCGTATCACGCTGTTGCAGCAACCGTTCCATGTCCCGCAGTGAGGCGCTATCCGATACGGTCACGGGAGCAGACGCCGATGCGACAGCGACGTCGCGCTTGTCGGCAAAGACGGCGACGACGCCGACACCGAGCACGAGGACGCAGACAGTCAGGGCGGTGGCAAGAAGGAGGGCGGAGCGTTGGTTCATGGGGCAATCTCGGCAGTGGGTGGGTGAAGGAGGCTCGATATGACCCGAATCATAGCTGCCACGGGCAAGGCGGTGGTTAACCCCTGTTGATGGTTGTGTTAAGCGCGTGTAAAGTGGATGCGTCACCATCGTGGCTGGGTAAAGCCTGGCGACTCGACCTGGCGCCAAATCGGATCTTCTGATAAACTGCACATCAGTCAATCAGTCGATCAGGAGAGCAAGCTATGTCCACCCCGATGACCCTCCAACTCGCCCAACGCGGCATACTCACCCTGCCCAAGTCATTACGCCAGCAATACGACCTGCAGCCAGGCGCTGAGTTCACGCTGTTCGACCTGGACGGCGTTTTCGTGCTCAGTCAACGCCGCTCGCAAGTCGATTTACTGGCCGAGCGCATCGCCTCATCGCTGACGGCGCAGGGCGAGACGCTTGAGAGTATGTTACAAGCGCTGCGTGAAGAACGAGAACGCTATGAACCCGAAGCCTAGGGTTTTTCTCGATACGAGCGCACTTTTTGCAGGCATCTGGTCGGAGCGTGGCGGCGGGCGACTTCTCCTCAATCTGGGCGAAGCCGGCCTGGTGACCTTGTTAGTAAGCGGTCAGGTACTGGAGGAAATCGAGCGCACGGTGCGAGCAAAGGCGCCGGAGACGCTGCCACATCTCGCCTTGCTTCTGCATCGTTCCCAGGTGCAAGTAGTCGAAGCCCCGCCCAGGGATCGAGTTGCGGTCTGTTTCGATCTGACCCAACATCAAAACGATGCCCTGGTGATCGCCGCCGCCTGGCATGCGGCCTGCGACTTCTTCGTGACCGTGGACAAGCGCCATTTCCTGGACAATTCAGTTCTGCGGGCGGCTGCACCCTTTTCGATGGGCGCGCCTGGCGATTGTTTGGCCTGGCTACGGGCGCATTGGCGCTGAGGGAGTCTCGAGGCGGTTGATCGATCAGATTCGGCCAACAGCCCCACCCCCTGCTATACTCCCCTTTTGCCCTGCGATCCCACCATCTCCCTTCCGCTTTCGATGCCCGCTCGTTCTCCCTTCGCCTCCCTCCTCACCCAGGAAACCGGAACCATCCGCAAGGACTGGGGCGGCCGGCTGCCCATCGCCCTGGCCTACCCCAACACCTACCACGTCGGCATGAGTTCGTTGGCGCTGCAAATCCTCTACCGGCGCTTCAACGAGCACCCCGGCGTGGTCTGTGAGCGCGTCTTCTGGGACAAAGAGATGGCCGGGGGGCCGCTGCTGAGCGTGGAATCAGGGCGGCGGGTGGACGAGTTCAGCGTCTGGGCCTTCACCATCTCCTACGAGATGGACTACTTCCACATCGTCGATATGCTGCGACAGGCGGGCGTGCCACCGCTGGCCGAAGACCGCGACGAATCCTGGCCGCTGCTGATCGCCGGCGGCCCCGGCATCACCATGAACCCGGAACCGCTGGCGCCGTTCTTCGATGCCATCGTCATCGGCGAGGGCGAGGAGATCATCGAGACGCTGGTCGAGTTGTTCCAGGAGGCCATCGACGCCCCCCGCGCCGAACTGCTGGTGGCGATGGATCGCCTCCCCGGCCTCTATGTCCCAGCCCTGACCCCGCCCATCGACCAACAAGGGCCGAAGCCGCGGCGGATCGAACGCCTGTGGGTGCGCCAGCTTGAACAGTACCCTCCCATCAGCAGCCTCTACACGCCCGAAACCGAGTTCGGCGGCATGCACCTGATGGAGATCGCCCGCGGCTGCGGTCGCGGCTGCCGTTTCTGCCTGGCCGGCTACGTCTA
Above is a genomic segment from Caldilineales bacterium containing:
- a CDS encoding ferric reductase-like transmembrane domain-containing protein, which produces MPSLTSPSTTTSLDRAFVPWKAALAIVGAAVAGAILAVWLLPWLAPSGQTGLLSSQTPWHLTRVTGVVGYLLLWLSMALGISISGRLARLWPGGPTAFDLHQFSSLLALAFSAFHGLILLGDSYISYTLSQILIPFASSEYHPLATGLGQIAFYLALAASFSFYIRKRIGQRAWRLLHFTTFVAFFLTTLHGALAGTDTAVLLPLYIAASLSILFLTLYRIFITLPAAART
- the xseB gene encoding exodeoxyribonuclease VII small subunit; translation: MQPPTDLTFEQALSELQRIVAELESGDGNLEASLARYETGVALVRRCNDLLDQAELRLRELSPTGQETDFTGPLDSRS
- a CDS encoding response regulator transcription factor — its product is MNASPLLLLVEDDPMIAEPLVFGLEQEGYRVLHASDGSRCLELLGGEAPDLILLDVMLPGMSGLQVLRLLRQRSPVPVIMVTARGQELDRVMGLESGADDYIIKPFSFRELLARVRATLRRVELDTARDPVRPAVVAVGPISFDAGAHIARLRGAPLELTEKEFGLLEALITRAGRAVHRHELLDRVWGEGWYGNPRTLDVHIRWLRAKIEDDPAHPRLILTVRGYGYRFAAPEELNHAQPAA
- a CDS encoding AbrB/MazE/SpoVT family DNA-binding domain-containing protein; the protein is MSTPMTLQLAQRGILTLPKSLRQQYDLQPGAEFTLFDLDGVFVLSQRRSQVDLLAERIASSLTAQGETLESMLQALREERERYEPEA
- a CDS encoding FAD:protein FMN transferase, with amino-acid sequence MSSPQTHRFRAMNCSMAAWVYSDESAAGVALHQVEAWMRRVEAELSRFQPQSDLSHLNAVAGAAYRAGDILWQVTDLALATAKATGGRFDPTLGQALCAAGYDRSFDLLAPDEAAAAPSPHRPDAWQDILLDAATHTITLPPDVALDLGGIAKGWAADQALHLLEPFGPALVDAGGDLAVGAPPPDAPGWGLGIADPLQPEADVAMVQLAGCGLATSGTDHRRWQQRNHIQHHILDPLTGKPALTDLLTASVIAPTAVEADVQALVLVAGGLTAAHSWLRDHPHLSVLLIHNDGSPYQTPNFTDHAIAYFPIYHN
- a CDS encoding PIN domain-containing protein, with protein sequence MNPKPRVFLDTSALFAGIWSERGGGRLLLNLGEAGLVTLLVSGQVLEEIERTVRAKAPETLPHLALLLHRSQVQVVEAPPRDRVAVCFDLTQHQNDALVIAAAWHAACDFFVTVDKRHFLDNSVLRAAAPFSMGAPGDCLAWLRAHWR
- a CDS encoding CPBP family intramembrane metalloprotease; this translates as MLGKTSRDQAEIVRKTYIAFIALICVWIIAWIVKIQLDKIAGKTDLGSFIYWTTAKLLIWIAPALWLIRLSGRNLKQVFNLPNYKRWLLWGAGVGLILALPGMILNYVKGTSILQNQFDYGLVNALVISPIFEELLIHGAIMGNLQMGYSFMRSNLISALMFVMLHLPGWYFMGTFISNLTRIDGVISIFVIGLMCGYAVKRSNSVLGGMIAHFINNLV
- a CDS encoding HAMP domain-containing histidine kinase: MPSPRRSLAFRLLLANLTLTLAALWGLVLWTGYRLQSAALVEARVELGLKAVLIANALREPVVSHENNEEARPEHSEHEGAENPAPQVPALQGRDLRTLAASFAEEVGGRVTVFSSDLRLLASSQAGESASAEAAPEIMAALRGGQAYSIRNDEATGQQRLFVAAVISGFDRPGGVVQVSVPVAELEAGIRSTWLRLLTAGLVVTLLSLLAAVFVARQIIRPIRALTAAANQLAAGDLGTRLDLGRQDELGQLAAAFDHMAAEIGNLLGRERAFVANASHELRSPLTAIQLRAELLQRLLPPDERSQRYLAEIERETGYLSRLTAQLLDLERWDADAGSPQACSPLPVLAQASEAMQPAAEEKQVQFYQELPSSLADVPISAEQLELVVRNLLDNAIKYTPEGGRVRLAAVEETGSVKIVVEDTGIGIPSADLPHIFDRFYRVDKARDRRGVGLGLSLVQAIMSRCQGRVTVASSEGQGTSVALHFPVQSKPG
- a CDS encoding endonuclease III domain-containing protein — translated: MLSLTPIPPFDFHHAVTGHGWYQLAPYNYDEAAHTLIWPQRLPDGGIVRVRLSGSTADEPAPWLRAEIDAASPLTDSDRRFLAQTIGWVINAERDLRPFYGHAARVPGYEKAIAQAQGRFLRSSSLFEDFVKVICTTNTTWGQTKGMVRALIAGWGEATPWEEAGRCFPTPAALAQVTEPELRTAGRLGYRAPYVLELAQRVVSGDLDLSTFCQPDLPTPDLRKGLLRVKGIGPYAAATLLTLLGHFDHLAVDSWTRKLVIPRYFPDRADVTDAEIIAVYADWHPYQQLAYWFYDWE